The genomic DNA GGCGTTGCGCGGTTCCCGAGCCGCGTGCGCCTAGGCTGTCCTCCATGTGTCCGCAGCCCGCTGCCGCTCCTCTGGGGGGAGCCGCACTCGAAAACCTCGGCGTTCGCCTGCACGACGGGGTGGGAACTCTCCGTCTCTGGTCGCAGAACGCCTCTGCCGTCGAGCTCGTCATCTTCGATGCCACCGATCTCGACTGGGTCACCGACGAGGTGCCTCTCGAGCGCCGCCCCGGCGGCGTCTGGGAGATCACCACCGAACTGCTGCAACCGGGCACGCGCTACGCCGTCCGCGTGGACGGACCGCACGGTCCGGGGAACACCTTCAACGTGGAATCCCTTCTCCTCGATCCGTACGCTCGGGGCCTCGCGCAGGGCGACGGCTACGAGGAGTGGCGTTCCGTCGTCATCGTCGACGGTTTCGACTGGGGAGATTCGCAGAAGCCCCGTATCCCTCTCGATCGCACCGTCATCTACGAGGGACACCTCAAGGGCCTGACCAAGCGCCACCCCGACGTGCCGCCTGCGCTGCACGGCACGTACGCCGGCCTCGCGCATCCCGCGATGATCGAGCATTTCCACTCGCTGGGCATCACCTCGATCGAGTTGCTGCCGGTACAGGCCTTCGTTCCCGAGCCTCGGCTGTTGCAGTTGGGGCTCACGAACTACTGGGGTTACAACACCCTCAATTTCTTCACGCCGCACACCGCGTACGCCACCGAGCAGGCGCGCAAGGGCGGACCGGAAGCCGTCCTCGCCGAGTTCAAGGGCATGGTGCGACTGCTGCACGAGGCCGGACTCGAAGTCATCCTGGACGTGGTCTACAACCACACGTCAGAGGAGGGACTCGGTGGACCTCGATCCGGCCTGCGCGGCATCGACAACGCCTCGTATTATCGCCAGCAGCCGGATGGCGCCTACATCGACACCACCGGATGCGGAAACACGCTCAACACGGCGACGCCAGCCGGTGCGCGGCTGGTGCTGGACTCGCTGCGCTACTGGGCGCAGGAGATGCAGATCGACGGCTTCCGCTTCGACCTCGCCGCGGCAATCGCCCGCGATGGGTCCCACGCCTACACACCCGAGCATCCATTGCTCACCGCGATCGCAGACGACCCCGTGCTGCGAGAGACCAAGCTCATCGCCGAGCCATGGGATGTCGGCCTCGGCGGCTGGCAGACCGGCAACTTCCCCGCCGGCTGGCACGAATGGAACGACCGCTATCGCGACCGGGTGCGCAACTTCTGGCTGAGTGACATCGACTACGCCCGCCGCGCGTCCGCCCCCGTCGGAATCGGTGGCTTCGCCACGCGTCTCGCCGGTTCGTCGAACACGTTCAGCGAGGACCGCGGACCTCTGGCGAGCGTCAACTTCGTCACCGCGCACGACGGCTTCACCCTGCACGACCTGGTCTCCTACGACGTCAAGCACAACGAGGGCAACGGCGAGCAGAACCGCGACGGCGCCGACATGAACCGCGCGTTCAACCATGGTGTCGAAGGGCCGACCGACGACCCGGTGATCCTGGCCGCGCGCCGCAAGGCCATGCGCAATCTCCTCGGCACGCTGCTCCTCTCCGCCGGCATCCCGATGCTCACGGCCGGTGACGAGATCGGGCGCACGCAGCGGGGCAACAACAATGCGTATGCGCAGGACTCCCCCCTCAGCTGGTTCCCCTGGGAGTTCGAGCCGTGGCAGGAGGACCTCCGCGCGCACGTCACCCGACTCATCCAGCTGCGCATGGAGAATCCCGCGCTGCGGCCGAGTCGCTACGCGCGTCTCGGCGAGCACATCCCCAACGCGAGCGTCATGGACTGGTACGACCAGAACGGCGAGACGATGGAGGTTTCGCAGTGGGGCGACCCCGGTAACCGCACCCTGCAGTATGTCGCCGCGTCCACGCCGGACAAGGAGGCGGAGAACCGCATCCTGTTGATCGTGCACGGCACGGAATCGCCCATCGACGTCCGTCTCCCCGAGGAGATCGAGGGAGCGACCCGGTTCGTCTCGCTCTGGTCGAGCGCTGAGGATCGTCCGACCGAGAGCACGGATGTCTTCGCGCCCGGTGATGTGCTGCCGGTTCTTGGCACCTCGATGAGGCTTTTCCGCGTCGAGTGAGATGAGGCTGCGACCCGCCTCGCCGCTCGCTTCCAGCGAGGGAGTCGGGGCGGTACATTCAGCTAGTGGCCTCACGCACCGAAACCCGAACGGCGGCTCTCCGGAGCCGTGTCCAGATTCCGCTGCGTCCCTTGGGGGACAGCGCCGACACCGAGCAGTTGCGCACGACACGCATACCGTTGGTATCACCGACGCCGCACGTTCCCGGCGGGTTCTCGGCCAAGGCCTTCGCCGGAGAGGTCGTGCCGTTCGGCGTGACCGCCTTTCGCGAAGGTCACGACATCATCGGCGTGCATCTGCGATTGACGTCTCCGAGCGGCGAGGAGAGTCTGCACCGACTCGCCCCGCTCCACGACGGAACCGACCGCTGGCGCGCCGACGTAGCGCTGGATGAACGAGGGACGTGGTCGTACCGCTTCGAAGCGTTCTCCGATGACTTTGCGACCTGGGCGCACGCTGCAGAGCTGAAGGCTGCGCTCGACGTCGATACGCCGGTGATGGCGGCTCTCGGTGCCCAGATCCTCACTCGCGCGGCCGCGGAGAAGAGCCGCCCGGCCGCTCAGCGAAAGCACCTCGCCGCTGCATCGGAGAGCCTGCAGGGCGCCGACGCTGAGTTGATCTCCGCCGTCGCCACCGATCGGGACCTGGCGACGATCTTCACCGACCGACCGCTCAGCACGCTCCGCTCCGCATCCGTCGCGCTCAGCCTCCTGGTCGAGCGCCAACTCGCGGGCGTCGGCGCCTGGTATGAGTTCTTCCCGCGCTCCGAGGGTGCGAAACGACAGAAGGACGCAACGGTCAAGAGCGGAACGTTCCGCACCGCGATCAAGCGCCTGCCCGGCGTCGCAGGCATGGGATTCGACGTCATCTACCTCCCGCCGATCCATCCCATCGGAGAGATCAACCGCAAGGGGCGCAACAACACACTCGAAGCGCTGCCTGGTGATCCCGGCTCCCCTTATGCGATCGGCTCGCCCGACGGCGGCCACGATGCCATCCACAGGGATCTCGGCACCGCCGCGGACTTCCGCGCGTTCGTGCGCGCCGCGAACAAGGAAGGCCTCGAGGTCGCACTCGACCTCGCGTTGCAGGCGGCGCCCGATCACCCCTGGGTCGCGGAGCATCCGGAATGGTTCACGGTGCTGCCCGACGGCACGATCGCGTACGCGGAGAACCCTCCGAAGAAGTACCAGGACATCTATCCGGTCAACTTCGACCGCGACCCCGCCGGGATCTACGCCGAGGTTCTCCGCATCGTCCGTCACTGGGTCTCGCAGGGCGTGAAGATCTTCCGGGTCGACAACCCGCACACCAAGCCGGTGCAGTTCTGGGAGTGGCTCATCGGCATCGTCTGCACGGAAGACCCCGACGTGATCTTCCTGTCCGAGGCGTTCACACGACCGGCGATGATGCAGAGCCTGGCGAAGGCGGGTTTCCAGCAGAGCTACTCGTACTTCACCTGGCGGAACACGAAGGCGGAGCTCGAGGAGTTCCTGACATCGGTCTCGCACGACACCGCCGACTTCATGCGCCCCAACCTGTTCGTGAATACGCACGACATCCTCACCGAATACCTCCAGTTCGGAGGGCGCGCGGCGTACCGGATCCGAGCCGCGATCGCCGCGACCGCAGCGCCGACCTGGGGTGTGTATGCCGGGTACGAACTGGTCGAGAATGTCGCGCGACCTGGTTCCGAGGAGAACATCGACAACGAGAAGTACGAGTACAAGTTCCGCGACTGGGATGGCGCCGAGGAGAGAGGCGACTCGCTCGCGCCGCTGCTGCGCCGGCTGAACGAGATTCGCCGGGCACATCCTGC from Microbacterium sp. LWO13-1.2 includes the following:
- the glgX gene encoding glycogen debranching protein GlgX — protein: MCPQPAAAPLGGAALENLGVRLHDGVGTLRLWSQNASAVELVIFDATDLDWVTDEVPLERRPGGVWEITTELLQPGTRYAVRVDGPHGPGNTFNVESLLLDPYARGLAQGDGYEEWRSVVIVDGFDWGDSQKPRIPLDRTVIYEGHLKGLTKRHPDVPPALHGTYAGLAHPAMIEHFHSLGITSIELLPVQAFVPEPRLLQLGLTNYWGYNTLNFFTPHTAYATEQARKGGPEAVLAEFKGMVRLLHEAGLEVILDVVYNHTSEEGLGGPRSGLRGIDNASYYRQQPDGAYIDTTGCGNTLNTATPAGARLVLDSLRYWAQEMQIDGFRFDLAAAIARDGSHAYTPEHPLLTAIADDPVLRETKLIAEPWDVGLGGWQTGNFPAGWHEWNDRYRDRVRNFWLSDIDYARRASAPVGIGGFATRLAGSSNTFSEDRGPLASVNFVTAHDGFTLHDLVSYDVKHNEGNGEQNRDGADMNRAFNHGVEGPTDDPVILAARRKAMRNLLGTLLLSAGIPMLTAGDEIGRTQRGNNNAYAQDSPLSWFPWEFEPWQEDLRAHVTRLIQLRMENPALRPSRYARLGEHIPNASVMDWYDQNGETMEVSQWGDPGNRTLQYVAASTPDKEAENRILLIVHGTESPIDVRLPEEIEGATRFVSLWSSAEDRPTESTDVFAPGDVLPVLGTSMRLFRVE
- a CDS encoding maltotransferase domain-containing protein; the encoded protein is MASRTETRTAALRSRVQIPLRPLGDSADTEQLRTTRIPLVSPTPHVPGGFSAKAFAGEVVPFGVTAFREGHDIIGVHLRLTSPSGEESLHRLAPLHDGTDRWRADVALDERGTWSYRFEAFSDDFATWAHAAELKAALDVDTPVMAALGAQILTRAAAEKSRPAAQRKHLAAASESLQGADAELISAVATDRDLATIFTDRPLSTLRSASVALSLLVERQLAGVGAWYEFFPRSEGAKRQKDATVKSGTFRTAIKRLPGVAGMGFDVIYLPPIHPIGEINRKGRNNTLEALPGDPGSPYAIGSPDGGHDAIHRDLGTAADFRAFVRAANKEGLEVALDLALQAAPDHPWVAEHPEWFTVLPDGTIAYAENPPKKYQDIYPVNFDRDPAGIYAEVLRIVRHWVSQGVKIFRVDNPHTKPVQFWEWLIGIVCTEDPDVIFLSEAFTRPAMMQSLAKAGFQQSYSYFTWRNTKAELEEFLTSVSHDTADFMRPNLFVNTHDILTEYLQFGGRAAYRIRAAIAATAAPTWGVYAGYELVENVARPGSEENIDNEKYEYKFRDWDGAEERGDSLAPLLRRLNEIRRAHPALRQLRNFSVHWSDDESILVYSKHLDAAFTGTGTPDTIIVIANVDPHSVRQTMVHLDTRVWDVPLGESFEVEDLLSGSVWTWSDHNYVRLDAFAEPVHILRVKERA